In Rubrivirga marina, the following are encoded in one genomic region:
- a CDS encoding YgaP family membrane protein — translation MADGIGNAPPRPVAAPRWRQDEASPMLEPSLSANAMTLNMGRTDRRLRAVAAILLVALVLFVTDGALDWVLGAVAVVLGVTAAVGTCPAYLPFGISTRDRTVA, via the coding sequence ATGGCCGACGGCATCGGGAACGCTCCGCCCCGTCCGGTCGCCGCGCCCCGCTGGCGGCAGGACGAGGCCTCGCCCATGTTGGAGCCGTCACTCTCCGCCAACGCCATGACGCTCAACATGGGCCGTACCGACCGCCGGCTCCGCGCGGTCGCCGCCATCCTCCTCGTCGCGCTCGTCCTGTTCGTCACCGACGGCGCGCTCGACTGGGTCCTCGGGGCCGTCGCCGTCGTCCTCGGCGTGACCGCGGCCGTCGGGACGTGCCCGGCCTACCTCCCGTTCGGGATCTCGACGCGCGACCGGACGGTCGCCTAA